Proteins from a genomic interval of Tolypothrix sp. PCC 7712:
- a CDS encoding DNA adenine methylase, giving the protein MFKSPLRYPGGKQKAIPQIAHFLPLKFREFREPFVGGGSVFFHVLQKYPSMPCWVNDLNQELYCFWHQAKINLPKLVEEVWKVKNETTDGRALFKSLAAADTNTMSPLERAVRFFVLNRITFSGTIESGGYSEASFKGRFTASSIERLAALHNCFINTRVTNFDYSVLLKEPGKDVFIFLDPPYLSKTQSKLYGKKGDLHTCFDHSRFAKLMSECSHKWLITYDNCEQVRRNFSFAYIYEWELQYGMNNYKQQKADKGKELFITNYPVESYNLPTIMEVV; this is encoded by the coding sequence ATGTTTAAAAGTCCATTACGTTATCCTGGTGGGAAACAAAAGGCAATTCCTCAAATTGCTCACTTTTTACCTCTTAAATTTAGAGAATTCCGTGAACCTTTTGTCGGCGGAGGTTCTGTATTTTTTCATGTTTTACAGAAATACCCCAGTATGCCTTGCTGGGTCAATGATCTCAACCAAGAATTGTACTGCTTTTGGCATCAAGCCAAAATCAACTTGCCAAAGCTAGTGGAGGAAGTCTGGAAAGTTAAAAATGAGACGACGGATGGACGTGCCTTGTTTAAATCTCTCGCTGCCGCAGATACAAATACTATGAGTCCCCTTGAACGGGCTGTACGGTTTTTTGTTCTTAACCGAATTACCTTTTCGGGAACCATTGAGAGTGGAGGTTATTCTGAGGCTTCCTTCAAAGGTCGGTTTACAGCCTCTTCTATTGAGCGGTTAGCAGCTTTGCATAATTGCTTTATTAATACCCGTGTAACTAACTTCGACTACAGCGTCTTACTTAAAGAACCTGGGAAAGATGTATTTATCTTTCTAGATCCACCTTATCTCAGCAAGACTCAATCTAAGCTTTATGGTAAGAAAGGTGATTTGCATACCTGTTTTGACCATTCTCGCTTTGCCAAACTGATGTCGGAGTGTTCACACAAATGGTTGATTACTTACGATAACTGTGAACAAGTGCGGCGTAACTTTTCTTTTGCCTACATTTATGAGTGGGAGTTGCAATACGGGATGAACAATTACAAACAGCAGAAGGCAGACAAAGGCAAGGAACTGTTCATCACTAACTATCCTGTTGAATCATACAATTTACCTACAATTATGGAGGTTGTATAA